A genomic window from Pseudomonas cavernicola includes:
- a CDS encoding M24 family metallopeptidase — translation MPASTPALTAYDLTQFRAIQQLAYRCAESIAKELKPGISEKETAALMKTWLQDHGVQDWFHQPFAWFGRRTAFEGFDGLRHLGGFNLAFYPGKQRLEEGMPFILDCAPTLGAYTADIGYSGALGENLMVERLLDDLMAHRQLIVEQIKQRLPMAQVSQAVDRLCAEQGTLPRHKAYPFEVLAHRVEKLGERKSGPSVARFGVRNIATLMKNALITGRREGWSPLWSSNARSEHPPTPGLWAVEPHLGFRGVGAKFEELLVVTETDAYWLDDDLPHVRRWQARGLLAAKPVAA, via the coding sequence ATGCCTGCCAGCACTCCCGCCCTGACCGCTTACGACCTGACGCAATTTCGCGCCATCCAGCAACTCGCCTATCGCTGTGCGGAAAGTATCGCCAAGGAACTCAAGCCCGGCATCAGCGAGAAGGAAACCGCGGCGCTGATGAAGACCTGGCTACAGGATCACGGGGTGCAGGACTGGTTCCATCAGCCCTTCGCTTGGTTCGGCCGACGCACCGCGTTCGAGGGCTTCGACGGCCTGCGTCACCTGGGTGGCTTCAACTTGGCGTTCTATCCAGGCAAGCAGCGCTTGGAAGAAGGCATGCCCTTTATCCTCGACTGCGCGCCAACCCTCGGTGCCTATACCGCCGATATCGGCTACTCCGGCGCACTCGGCGAGAACTTGATGGTGGAGCGGCTGCTGGATGACCTGATGGCCCATCGCCAACTGATAGTCGAGCAAATCAAACAGCGCTTGCCCATGGCCCAGGTCAGCCAGGCAGTGGATCGCCTGTGCGCCGAGCAGGGCACCCTGCCGCGGCACAAGGCCTATCCGTTCGAGGTTCTGGCCCATCGGGTAGAGAAGCTCGGCGAACGCAAAAGCGGGCCCTCAGTGGCGCGGTTCGGCGTGCGCAATATCGCCACCCTGATGAAGAACGCGCTGATCACCGGCCGGCGCGAGGGTTGGTCGCCGCTCTGGTCGAGCAATGCCCGCTCGGAGCATCCACCGACGCCTGGGCTCTGGGCGGTGGAGCCGCACCTGGGCTTTCGCGGGGTCGGCGCCAAGTTCGAGGAACTGCTGGTGGTCACCGAGACCGACGCCTATTGGTTGGACGACGACCTGCCCCACGTGCGCCGCTGGCAGGCGCGTGGCCTGCTCGCAGCCAAGCCGGTGGCCGCATGA
- a CDS encoding SDR family oxidoreductase, translating into MNAQLKLEPGQLEAEHQRVTGDGVELAAYRWGNTSGPTLLLVHGYPDNHEVWLPLVRELAADYRIFAYDVRGFGASDKPGKRLDYRLDKLANDLEAVIQALSPDQPVHLVAHDWGSIQSWEAVTEPRLAPLLASYTSISGPCLDHVGHWMRDRLQQKSPRAWAQVGGQLLSSWYIGLFHTPWLPELAWRAGLTRLWPKYLQRVEGVRGAKASASLAADGQHGVKLYRANFIHSLFQPRQRHTEVPVQLIVPTRDRYVRPQLFEQLSRWAPKLWRREIRAGHWQLLAEPTQLASWIREFVRYQEQGENSEALQRAQVKPDAGPDAGKLVLVTGAGGGIGRATLLSFAERGASVLAADINLPAAERSAELARALGAGAYAYQLDVGDSAAMEAFAGWVKERFGSVDILVNNAGIGMAGAMLDTSAADWERLLRVNLWSVIDGCRLFARQMVEAGKAGHIVNIASAAAFVPSRNYPAYATSKAAVLMLSECLRAELAGQGIGVTAVCPGLVNTGIIQATRFNGLSAAAEAKQKAKTQRLYRRRNLSPETVAQQLVRAVQHNKAVIAVGGEAHLSVAQWRFAPWLSRLLARLNLAA; encoded by the coding sequence ATGAACGCGCAGCTGAAGCTCGAACCAGGGCAGCTGGAAGCGGAACATCAGCGGGTCACAGGCGATGGCGTCGAACTGGCGGCCTACCGCTGGGGCAACACTAGCGGCCCAACCCTGCTGCTGGTGCATGGCTACCCGGACAACCACGAGGTCTGGCTGCCGCTGGTGCGCGAACTGGCCGCCGACTACCGGATCTTCGCCTACGACGTGCGCGGCTTCGGTGCCTCGGACAAACCAGGCAAGCGCCTGGACTATCGGCTGGACAAACTGGCCAATGATCTGGAGGCGGTGATCCAGGCACTCAGCCCGGATCAGCCGGTACATCTGGTCGCCCATGACTGGGGCTCGATCCAGAGCTGGGAGGCAGTGACCGAACCGCGCCTGGCACCGCTGCTGGCCTCCTACACGAGCATTTCCGGGCCCTGCCTCGATCATGTCGGCCATTGGATGCGCGACCGCCTTCAGCAGAAAAGCCCACGCGCCTGGGCGCAGGTTGGCGGGCAGTTGCTGAGCTCCTGGTACATCGGCCTATTCCATACGCCCTGGCTGCCGGAATTGGCCTGGCGCGCCGGTCTGACCCGGCTCTGGCCGAAGTATCTGCAGCGGGTCGAAGGCGTACGAGGTGCCAAAGCCAGCGCCAGCCTCGCTGCCGATGGTCAGCATGGGGTCAAGTTGTACCGCGCCAACTTTATCCACAGCCTGTTCCAGCCACGCCAGCGCCATACCGAGGTGCCGGTGCAGCTAATAGTGCCGACCCGCGATCGTTATGTGCGACCACAACTGTTCGAGCAGCTGTCGCGCTGGGCACCCAAGCTGTGGCGCCGCGAGATCCGCGCCGGACACTGGCAACTGCTGGCCGAGCCCACGCAATTGGCAAGCTGGATTCGCGAGTTCGTCCGCTACCAGGAACAAGGTGAGAACAGCGAGGCCTTGCAACGGGCGCAGGTCAAACCGGATGCCGGCCCAGATGCCGGCAAGCTGGTGCTGGTCACCGGCGCCGGTGGCGGAATCGGCCGCGCCACCCTGCTCAGCTTCGCCGAGCGCGGCGCCAGCGTGCTGGCCGCCGACATCAACCTGCCCGCCGCCGAACGCAGCGCCGAACTGGCCCGGGCCCTCGGCGCCGGGGCTTACGCCTACCAGCTCGACGTCGGCGACAGCGCGGCGATGGAAGCCTTCGCCGGCTGGGTCAAGGAACGCTTCGGCAGCGTCGACATCCTGGTCAACAACGCCGGCATCGGCATGGCCGGCGCCATGCTGGACACCAGCGCGGCGGACTGGGAACGCCTGCTGCGGGTCAACCTGTGGAGCGTAATCGACGGTTGCCGGCTGTTCGCCCGGCAGATGGTCGAGGCCGGCAAGGCCGGGCATATCGTCAATATCGCCTCGGCTGCGGCCTTCGTGCCGTCGCGTAACTATCCAGCCTATGCCACCAGCAAGGCCGCAGTACTGATGCTCAGCGAATGCCTGCGGGCCGAGTTGGCCGGGCAAGGCATAGGCGTGACGGCCGTGTGCCCTGGCCTGGTCAACACCGGGATCATTCAGGCCACCCGCTTCAACGGCCTGAGTGCCGCCGCAGAAGCCAAACAAAAAGCCAAAACCCAGCGCCTCTACCGCCGCCGCAACCTCAGCCCCGAGACAGTCGCGCAACAACTGGTGCGCGCCGTGCAGCACAACAAAGCGGTGATCGCCGTCGGCGGCGAGGCGCACCTGAGTGTCGCCCAGTGGCGCTTCGCGCCTTGGCTGTCACGGTTGCTGGCCCGCCTGAATCTGGCCGCCTGA
- a CDS encoding MerR family transcriptional regulator, producing MKNVPSLLQRLLLQTPVTAELEPAAEYTVDELAREAGTTVRNLRAYQDRGLLPPPQRRGRVGIYSAEHLARLKLIGELLERGYSIASIRELLEAWQQGQGLAQVLGLDQAIIGPWNQEEPGSLGFDELQALFGTALDDGMIDRAQALGLLEFAGDHLRVPSPRLFAAGVQLFQAGIPLPVLLDELAAIRANVEQVSAGIVRMIVQHLVNPLLANSLPRAEELERLSAQLLQLRPLVEQVVETELARGLQLSANRELGERVGELLKGFLKP from the coding sequence ATGAAAAACGTCCCTTCCTTATTGCAGCGTCTCTTGCTTCAGACCCCGGTCACTGCCGAGCTTGAGCCAGCGGCGGAGTACACCGTCGATGAGCTGGCCCGTGAGGCCGGCACTACCGTGCGTAATCTGCGTGCCTACCAGGACCGCGGCTTGCTGCCGCCGCCGCAGCGGCGTGGGCGGGTGGGTATTTACAGCGCTGAGCATCTGGCCCGGCTCAAGTTGATCGGCGAGCTGCTGGAGCGTGGCTACAGCATCGCCAGCATCCGCGAACTGCTGGAGGCCTGGCAGCAAGGCCAGGGGCTGGCGCAGGTGTTGGGGCTGGATCAGGCGATCATCGGTCCGTGGAATCAGGAGGAGCCCGGCAGCCTCGGTTTCGATGAGTTGCAGGCGTTGTTCGGCACGGCCTTGGACGATGGGATGATCGACCGGGCGCAGGCCCTGGGGCTCTTGGAGTTCGCCGGCGACCATCTGCGGGTGCCTAGTCCGCGGCTGTTCGCCGCCGGGGTGCAGCTGTTCCAGGCCGGCATTCCGCTGCCGGTGCTACTGGATGAGCTGGCAGCGATTCGCGCCAATGTCGAACAGGTGTCCGCGGGCATAGTGCGGATGATCGTCCAGCACCTGGTCAATCCGCTGCTGGCCAACTCTCTGCCGCGCGCCGAAGAGCTGGAGCGTCTCAGCGCACAACTGCTGCAGCTGCGCCCGCTGGTCGAGCAGGTGGTGGAGACTGAACTGGCCCGCGGCCTGCAACTGTCGGCCAATCGGGAGTTGGGCGAGCGGGTCGGCGAACTGCTCAAGGGTTTTCTCAAGCCGTAG